A stretch of Chiloscyllium plagiosum isolate BGI_BamShark_2017 chromosome 6, ASM401019v2, whole genome shotgun sequence DNA encodes these proteins:
- the LOC122551069 gene encoding LOW QUALITY PROTEIN: serine rich and transmembrane domain containing 1 (The sequence of the model RefSeq protein was modified relative to this genomic sequence to represent the inferred CDS: substituted 1 base at 1 genomic stop codon) has translation MATAEKATESLIGNSRNQTIDESYPTPINYVTDSSSTINLSNIFVXLSIFLSLLAFLDFIDFLILFLLITFQKLKNVVGSSSSCPKCTSNTGSSSTNLEVYSLSLRPSHFSAFAS, from the coding sequence ATGGCTACGGCTGAGAAAGCAACTGAATCACTAATTGGAAACTCTAGAAATCAAACAATAGATGAATCCTACCCAACACCCATCAATTATGTCACGGATTCATCATCTACCATCAACTTATCTAATATCTTTGTTTAACTGTCGATTTTCCTAAGCTTGCTAGCCTTTTtggattttattgattttttgattttatttctgttaATTACATTTCAGAAGCTTAAGAATGTTGTTGGTTCTAGTTCCTCCTGTCCCAAATGCACAAGCAACACAGGGAGTTCTAGCACCAATCTGGAAGTATATAGCCTTTCATTAAGGCCATCTCATTTCTCAGCTTTCGCAAGCTAA